The sequence below is a genomic window from Rhinopithecus roxellana isolate Shanxi Qingling chromosome 7, ASM756505v1, whole genome shotgun sequence.
CCTTGGCCTTCAGGGACAGGGGACAGGAGTGGACCAGGGCCCAGGCTTTTAGTCACCTGTGCCGTGCTGGCCAACAGTGCACTCTCAGGGCACTCGGCCCCTCCACCCATCCCAGGGAAACATGGCACCAGCTGCACTGGCCCACCCCTCATAGCTGGACTGGGGATGGTCCCCTGCTAGGGCGGCAGCAGTCGGGGAGACGCATGGCATATAGGCAGAAGGGCGACGGGCTGCCCTGTGCTGGTGGGGGTGATGCCAAGCACCCCTCATACCTGCTCAAAGGGGCTCTTGTTCTGCACACCCTTGGCCCCCACAAACACCCAGCTATCCCGGAAGGCCAGCTCCTTGGCGTTCCTGCTGCCCAGCTCGCTGAAGAGCTTTCTGGTCTCTTCATTCATCCTGCAGCATGGGAGGAAGAGGTGTCAGCTGTCGCTGCAGAAGGTAAGGCTGAGGCTGGCCTCCCCAAGTACTTACTTGGTAGCTGGGTCGTCGTAGGATGCCACAAACACCAGGGTGCCTTCGTGCAGTGGCCGAATAAACTTCAACAGGTCGTTGACATCTGGCAGGGGGCAGATGCCACGGAACAGGGGTCATCAGGTACCACTGAGCaccctcccaccagcccctgtTCTCCAAACAAGGAAACCGAAGTAGGGATTGGCCTGGGACGTGCCCCGCCAAGGGACAGACTGGTCTAGGAAGCTAAGGCATCCCCATGACCTTCCACAGCCTCTAGACCAAGCTGGTGATGCCCCTGTCATTTCTGAACCCAAGGAGGTGACTGAGAAGCCCCAAgtacagacagagagagagagcagtgtCTCAGGGGAAGCTGCCCAGGTCATTTTGCTGCAGTCAAAACGCAAGATGCTGTGCTATAACTCACCTCCGGCCCACATGTCAAAGGCCCGGGCCTCGATGAGCTCGCCGCTGACCCCTGTGTCAGGAGGGAGGGCCCTGCTGGGTGAGCCAGGCCAGCCTCAGGGCACAGCAGGCGGGTAGCAACGGGGGGCAGCCCTTCTGGAAGCTTTCAAACAGTCCCccaatattcattcatttgttcaggcAGCTGCATCCCACCCCAAGCTATGGTGCCTGTCTGGCATTTGAGGCCCTCCGGGGGCTCCATGAAGCACCCCCGACCTCCCAGAACCCTCCCCAGTGCTTTATTTTTTGCCATCGTGCCTTTTTGTTCATTGGGTCACTCCTCTGTGGAGCCTTCGGCTTTGCACAGACTCCTTCCTGGGCCTCCCTGGGAGATCctgaaggggaggggaagggagggcaaACACCCAGAGGCCTcctggggagggagcagggaaggagggCGGCAGGCCACACTCAGCCAGGGGCCTCACCGTTCACCAGGGCGATGTTCAGCCCACGGCCCACGTTGTCCTTGACGCTGCTCATCAGCCTAGTTAGGGGCGGGGGACGGGGAGATCCCACATGGGCACATCTGCTCCACTCTCCCTTGCAGACCCGGCCCTGgatcccccactccctccctgaTCCCCATTCACCCCAGGGAGCTCACATCTTGTCCTCAAGGCAGATCTTGGGCCCAATGACGTTGGCGGCCCCGCTGACCACACGGAAGGCCAGGTGCTCCTCAGGACATGGCTGGGGCAAGCCGCACTTGTACTTCCTGGCCCGTGGCGCTGGGCAGGGATAGCAGGTGTTACCCATGGGCCTGGCCCTGAGGTCACCTGAGATCTGAAGGGGAGGTCAGGACCAGCACACATGGCAGAACAAGCGACCGCAGAGCGGGGAACAAGTAGGGGGATGTGGCTCAGGCCAAGGCTGGAGACACTTCCATAATCTATGTCCTACTGGTGAGGCCACAGGGACCCAAGACAGAAGGATTTTCTGTTACTggtgggagaaaagaaaggatgcTGAGGGCTGCCCTGGGCCACTGCACAGCCAGGAACAAAGCAGGGGTGAAGTAAGTCAGGCTGGGGACCTAGCTGCATGGATGAGGCCAACCAGAGCAAAGGCAGTATGGCAGGGGGTAGTGTGGCAGGGGGTGCAGCCTGTCTCCTGATTTTGATGGGGGTTGGTTGGGAGGACTGGAGCAAGATGGCTTCCCTTATGGGTTGAATTCTGTCCCCTcaagatatgttgaagttctaatcTCCGGTACTTTAGAATGTGATGTTTGCAAATAGGGCCTTTGCAGAGAAATGAATTCAGATGGGGTCATATTGGAGTAGGTGGGGCCTTAATGCAACATGACTGATGTCCTCATAAGAACAGAAGCGacaaagacacacagagggaagacagccATGGGACACTGGAGAAGAGACAGGAGTGATACAGCCAGAGGCCAAGGTATGCCTGGGGCCACTGGAACATGGGGAGGTCAGAAGGACCCTCCTGTAGAACCTTCAGAGTGAGTGCCACCCtggtgacaccttgatttcagacttctggtttTCAGAATGGGGAGAGAATCCATTTccgttgtttaagccacccagttgaaATGGCAGTTCCAGGAAATGGATACAGGTTTTGGCACCAGGAAGTGTCATGCTTaggtaacaaatacctaaaaatgtggaaatggctttggaactgggtagtcAGTAGAGGCTTGTCTTAGTCCATCTGCTGtggccataacagaataccacagactgggtaatttataaagacaacagattcatttggctcatgattctggaggctgcgAAGTCCAAAAGCATGGCGCTGGCATCTAGTGAGGGTCATCCCGTGGCAGAAAGGTGGAAGGCAGAAGCAAGCGTatgagacacagaaaaaaagggGGCTGAACTTCAAGGTAATTAACTTACCGATAATAAtggcattcatccattcatgagggcagagccctcatgacctaactaCCTCAAAAAGGTCCTGCTCTCAAGACCAACACATTgacacatttcaacatgagttttggagacaACATTTAAACCACATCAAGGCTGTAGAAGTTTGAGGTACATGTTAGAAAAGGTCTGGATTGCTTTTAAGAGACTGTTGGTAGGAGTATGGATGTTAAAGGTAATTCTGATGAGAGGATGGGAGAGCAATAGACACAGCCTCTGTGGTCTTAGAGAATGCAAACATCATCATGAACAGAACGTTGCTAGAAACATGAATGTTAAAGGTGCTTTTGGGTTGGGTGTGGTGATTCACGCAtgtgatcccagcaccttgggaggccaaggcaggagcatcacttgaggccaggtgatcaagaccagcctgggcaacatagtgagaccccgtctctacaaaaaatacaaaataagctagctgtggtggtacatgcctgtaatcccagctactcaggaggctgaggcaggagaatcccttgagctatgattgcaccactgccctccagtctgggtgaaagagcaagaccctgtctcaatacattcaaaaaataaataataaaaaataaaacattagctgtgtgtggtagcacatgcctgtagtcgcagctacttgggagactgaggtgagagggtcgcttgagcccaggagtttgaggttacagtgcaCTGGGatggtatcactgcactccagcctgggcaacagagcgagacctctgtctctacaaaagaagaaaaaggaaaaaaaggtgcTTTTGGTTAAGCCTCAGAGGAAAATGAGGGACATGTTTTTCAGTTATTGGGCACTGGAGGAAAGCTGATCCTTGTTATAAAGGAACTTGgcccaggcgtgatggctcacacctataatcccagcactttgggaggctgaggtgggaggattacttgaggtcaggagtttgagaccagcctgaccaacatggtgaaaccccatctctactaaatacgaaaagcagttgggtgtggtggcagtgctgtaatcccagctaatcaggaggctgaggtgggagaacagcttgaacccgggaggcagaggttgcagtgagccaagattcctctattgcactccagcctgggtgacagagcaagactctgtctcaaagaaaaaaaaaaaaaagaccttggtTGAATGTgttctagtgttttgtggaaAGGAGAATGTGTAAGTGCTGAGTGCTGAACTTGGATATTCAGCTGAGGAGATTTCCAAGCAAAGTGTTGAGAGCATAGCCTGATTTCttgctgcttatagtaaaatgtaaGAGGAGAGACATGAGGAAGAAACTGTTGAGCACAAAGGAGCCAGAAAGCGAAGATGTGGAAAATTCTCGGCCTAATCATGTTACAAAAACTGCAAAAGTGTCCCCTGGAGAGAAGAGCAAGGCTGTTCAAGCATTTGTCCCAGAGCTGAGGTATGTGACTTGTGGGTCCACTCAACCCTTTCAGCAGAAATCTGCAATGAAGATGGGGTTATCTAGGAAGCATCTGTAGGAAAACCCTCTGACTTTATAGCTTGGACCCCTATAACTTGCACAAGAGACCAACAAGGCTCTTGAGAATCGTACACCAGCAGAAACACTGCTGACCTGGAGTGAAGGGGGCGGAGATGAGATGAAGGGACGGAAGGGTGGCCCCGAGGGTGGGGCTGTCTCCTGTTTCAGAGCATGGGGTCATTCCAGCAGGCCCAGAAAAAAGAATCTCAGGTCACAGAGGATTCCTGATTCCCCTCAGGCCTTGAAACCAAATGAATTTTGCCCTGCTGGGCTTTGGACTTGCTTGGGACTGGtgacctctttcttccttccaagtTGCCCTTTTGCAAGTGGGAGTACCTATCCTAGGCCGGCTCACTATCACGTTCAGGCAGGAAGTCACTTGGTTTCTAGGTTTCCAGTGGTGAGCAGCCCCCGTGGACCGCGATAGCTGGTTTTGGGaggaataaatggaaaacagaagcCCTACAGGACTGGGAGCAGGCAGGGGCGTCacaagggaaaggagaaggggggTGACAGGGGCCTTACCTGCAGTCACCGAGCTCTCTGGACCTGTGGATACAGAGTGGTTTCCGTTAGTGTGGAGCCTCCCAGGGCCTGAGGCAGGGCAGCCTGGCCCTCCTTACACCGTGAAGTGTAGACACAGGGAGTCAGGCTCGGGGGCTGGGGGCTAAGCCAAGCTGACCTTGGCATGCTTCCCGCTCAAGTGTAGTCATGTTCAGATGAAAAACTCCCTACTCCAGGAACAGGGGGAAACGGAATTAGAAAAAGTACTTAGATGAcctggccgggcatagtggctcatgcctgtagcacttttggaggccgaggcgggcagactgcttgagcccaggagtttgagaccagcctgggcaacatggtgaaaccccatctctactaaaaacacaataataataataataattagctgggtttggtggtgcgcacctgtagtctcagctactcgggaggctaaggcactacaatcgcttgaacccaggaggtagaggttgcagtgaaccgagatcgcaccactgcactccagcctgggagacaaagtgagacactgtctcaatcaaacaaacaaaaaagtacttAGGTGACCTATTACCAGTCAACAAGGTGTAGAGTCCCCTCTCCATCTCAGAGCCTACAGGGAGCAACCCGGGCATCACTCCCCATGTTCAGTGGAAGCTCCCTGCCCCTTACTCTGGCCCTACTGACTCCAGTTGGGCACAGAATTCTAGTGATCGGGTACTGGCTTTCCTAGATGAAGCAACTGGGTGTTGGGGGAGGCTGTGCCTTATGTCAGGAGACAGACTGGGGACAGCCAAAGGTAGCCTGCCAGGGAGGAGACAGAAAACCCAAGTCAACCCCCAACCCCAAGCCTCAACCACACGCCCAGGTGGCCACCTTGGTGGCCTCCAGAGAAGGATACGGCGGGGTCCCACACTCACTGGTGAAGAGTTGCTGGATGCGAGGAAAGCCACTGCCAGGCCCACCCAGGAGGATGCTGACCACGATCCATGTGAGACCCACACTGACGACTAGGGCCACAATGCGGAGAGGGCCTGCAGGCAGGACAGACGCGGGGTGGGGTCACCTCAGATACCAGTGAACC
It includes:
- the FAM3A gene encoding protein FAM3A isoform X1, with amino-acid sequence MRLAGPLRIVALVVSVGLTWIVVSILLGGPGSGFPRIQQLFTSPESSVTAAPRARKYKCGLPQPCPEEHLAFRVVSGAANVIGPKICLEDKMLMSSVKDNVGRGLNIALVNGVSGELIEARAFDMWAGDVNDLLKFIRPLHEGTLVFVASYDDPATKMNEETRKLFSELGSRNAKELAFRDSWVFVGAKGVQNKSPFEQHVKNSKHSNKYEGWPEALEMEGCIPRRSMAS
- the FAM3A gene encoding protein FAM3A isoform X2; the encoded protein is MRLAGPESSVTAAPRARKYKCGLPQPCPEEHLAFRVVSGAANVIGPKICLEDKMLMSSVKDNVGRGLNIALVNGVSGELIEARAFDMWAGDVNDLLKFIRPLHEGTLVFVASYDDPATKMNEETRKLFSELGSRNAKELAFRDSWVFVGAKGVQNKSPFEQHVKNSKHSNKYEGWPEALEMEGCIPRRSMAS